Sequence from the Prunus persica cultivar Lovell chromosome G5, Prunus_persica_NCBIv2, whole genome shotgun sequence genome:
attttgtaattattttcttatttattcaGTAATTAAATTTGAACTCATGGCCCCTCATTCAATGAAGGGTACAATATCTCCAATCATATACGTCTGTTCTATACAATTTTGGGGTGGAATGATTAAAATGAGGAAGATAATGCTAAAATTAACAATGtaattagaaattaaatgaataATTCCTCAATAATTATTGTAAGTGAGCAAGGAAATAATATTACCttagatttttatttcaatCGGATAATATTagtttcattcattttttgtCAATACCAAACTAAACCGaattgtataaattttttttattattttgattgtaAAGAAAAATCGGACCGCACCTACCGCTAATTGCCacataagaaaagaaacaaagtggTGTGGGCTTGTGATATGATTGGGCTTATCTCAAGCGCAAGTACAATTGGCGCCATCCTTTTGCGCGCCCTCTTCTGCAACGTCCCGTCTCAGTTGCCTTATCATTTTCACAAACACATGGAGTGCACCCCCACAAGTATATAACACAATTCAGAAACTAAATTAACGGACTATGTCGTCGTCTACTTTGCATTTGGCTTCAGCGGTAACCAGGGGATGCCTGTATGAGCGCAATCCCAGAATTCCCAGTTTCAAATCTCCTGCGTTTTCCAATTCTCATCCTTGTCGCTGCAATTACAATGCGGGAAATGGCAAATTGGCAATGAACAATGCAAGcttcaaaaccaaacccaaaacGCAGCGTCGTCGACTCTTGTGCACTTCTCAGCTAGCAGAGTATGCCCCAACTACTTCTGCAGTCTACGGGTTCCTGCTCCTCAGCGGTGGTCTATTTGCTTGTAAgctattcatttatttttataaaacaaagatatcttcttttttatttacttttgctTAATTTTCAATCAAAGGGGTTTTTGGCTTGCAGATGCGAGATCAGGAAGCAAGGGGTCAATTCTCGGCGGGGTTTCAGGAGCAGCTCTGATGGGCACTGTAAGACTCTTGCTTTCATAGTGACAAGTTAACAACACTGAATTGTGTTTTAGTTCCAAGTTTTCACATGCtggagatttttattttttatttttttgtgtggttaATTTCTTGTTCATAATGGGCCAAAGAGCATCTAATCTTTAGGAACTTTGAGAAACAAATGTTGGGGTGCCTCCATGTTTCAATGCTAGCAACCTTTATTGCAGCACTGATTGGCAGCCTTCATTTATGATGCATTTGGGAACATTGCATTTCCTGTTTCAAACCATAATGGCTATACTGGTATTACACTAGACAAGCCACAGAAGTTACAGATTTCTGTAAAGGAGCAGCCGCCTGAAAAGAGGGCCATATGTTTGCTGTATGAATGGTACAGTTAGTCCTCAGAATAGCAGAAGAGATAACTTTGTTTCCGGTTTTCCGCAGATGAGCTTCCTTACACCAAATGAACTACACCAGGGAAACATACTCTTGCTTTTCATTTCACTTATAAATGTGGAAGAATGCCTATCAAAATAAGCACAATTCATCGTTTTAGTGCCACattctgtttttgttcatCTAAATGAGCTTCCTGTTCCTTTCAATTTCCTTACCTTTTTGAGATGGCTGTAATTTTGTGGCATGCTTGTAGGCTTACTATCTGATGCAAACACCAGAGACAAAAGCTATTGGTGATGCCCTTGGGTTCGGATCAGCATTCCTTTTCGCTTCGGTATTTGGTATGCATATGCTATGCTTTTTGTTCAAGATTTTTGCCTGGCCATCTTTGTATTTAGTAACAAGTGTTTGCATAGTGACTTGAATATCTGCTATGATCTTATACATAGAAAGGAACCTCAACTCCCTCTAgacttcttctttattttccaattttctctaAATGGTTTCAGGTATACGATTAGCCGCTACCCGGAAACTGGCTCCTGCAGGCCCTCTGTTAGCTCTTTCTCTTAGTGCGTTGGCTGTGTTTATATCAGCATATCTACAAGATAGTCACTAATCCTAATGTTACTTGGAAATGGTGTACCTCGTGTTAATGTGATGAGGACTTGACTTGTAAGCTATCTTTCGAATTCAGTTTTGGTGTtccaactcttttctctgttttggGTTTGAATTCTGACTTGGTGCTAACCTCTTTTTAGTGCGAGGGCTTCTATTATTTTCGGCTCCCACCGCCGTTATACTAACTGCTCCCACCTAATTTTCTACTTAccacaattttcttttgaaaagacACCACATTGATTACACACtcctcaaataatttaaacATCACACTTaaccctaatttttctttaagtgCATTATACAATAGTTTAAGCTTAGGATGAAACACAAAGCCAACAAATTACAAGGAACCGACGATAATTGCGAGATTTGAATAACTCAATAATACGATATTAGGAGGATTTAATAACTACAATAATGTGACTAATTGTACGGTTCAACAAAAAAGGCTACATCCCCCCTccctcattttcttttggtttctaactaaaaataataataatttgagaTTCGTTTGTCCCATCAAATACAtagttttcacaaaattccaaatatgAACCGATGCTTACCCATAATACCTTCTTTATGCCTATCCATATCCTTAGTTGACTGATGAGAGATAAAAagaaaccgatttttcattgTGTACAAGTCAGAAACTTCTGGTGATGCTTGTGAGGAAGTGACCTACTGTTGGTGTTGCTTGGTTCATCATTCTGATTGTGGCTGGCAACAACAAATACCCATAAAGTTCATGTCCACTTCCTTGAAAAGAaggcagaaaataaaaataatggaCCTTCTTAAGAGTTGAGAATCATTTTGAGTATCTTCTACTCAACAATCACCATCCCAAAGTTTCTTCTGccacacaaaataaattattaaaacttTAATGTCACCATGTCTTAGTTGTGACATTAGCTTTCTCACATGCAATCATCATACTTCAAGCTAAAAGGAAGCATCAAGTATGCACTTCACCAGTCCAACCAGTCCAAAGTGATTTTTCATGGGTTTTGTGGGGCATAGAACTATAAATTAGGCTTCCATAGGCTGGCTGCAAGAAAAGTTTCAAATGAATCAGATTGAATGTCTTTTTTTAGTATTAAATTATGCAGCAATGTGAACCCACTATATTGGCCATTAGGAAGGTCTCATTTCACTTTTGGGCTCGTAGATGGGGAAGGTGAGGGTTGGATTTTGTGTGTCTCTTTCGCATTCTGGCACTCCCAAACAAAATCTCTACCTGCAGCTCCTCCTCTAACAATGGTTCTGGGTTAAATTGGGGAACAGAAAAGAAGGGTGGGATTTTGTAACACTTTATTAATATCAAAATTTCCGACTTTCATCATTGAAGAAGGCCCCCCTCTCTCTAAAGGTTACCACCTAACTTTTGTCCGGAAGGGCTACAGATCAATTGGATCATGAGTTTGGAATGGAACATTCACGAATCACaatcaaaaccaaatattCCTGAAGAGAAGACCAGTGATTGAATTAAAGACATCAAAGTTAAAGAGAGACTGTCCCATCCCATCCTATCCTACCAGTAGTATAGTTAACCAGTTGAAAGTTATGTCCTTATAATCTACCAAACATAAAAATCTGTAATAGTAAAATCCCTGGACAGTATTTGATTAATTCAAATCCGAATCTACTTTAAACCTAATTTATTACCGATCAAAAAAGCTGTTCAAGAAGCTAGTGTCTTGTAAACCTTCGTATTACAAGTGAAAGATTCCCCTTCGATTGAGCTCGAAGGGGTTTCGATTGtagaaattataaattaaatttggtgAACACAACTCAAATGGGTGCAATCAGTCACCAAACAAAAGGGAATGAATATGGAAATTCAAAACCTGGGTGGGGGCACAATTTCCATTATACACATGCAGAGCCACAGATATCGTGAGGATAATATATACCTATCTGATGCTACCAAGTTAGCTAACTCGGTAACCAATAAAGAGACTCAGCTAGGAAGGTGATTAGGAACTTATTAATCAAGCATTCTCTGATTATGCTTGCTATGTATGAGGCATGATCAAATACTTAATTAAATTAGTACCAAATAGCCTGGTACACGAATCTTCCCATGAAAATAGGATTTTGTGTGAGCAAAAAGTGCCATCGACTCCACTCAAAAACCTAGGAGCAGAGATAATCAATAATTAAATCAAGGGTTGGCACTCGAGAAATTTCCATGTACCGGTTTCATTGCTCCTCATTTTCTATCTCTCTTTTCAGGATCCCACGATGTTAATCATATAATTAAGAAGTGACACTTAATACTTATTAATCCAAACAGTAATTATTAATGAttataatggttttttttgggtgcccCATATATATCATGCactttcatttatatatatacttgtgaTATGAGCATGTTTTTCtgtaaaaatatatgtattgtTAATTAAAAACTTGGAGAGTTGAAAATAGTTATGATTATTTAAGAATTATCTGTCTGAAGTGTGAcaaggttaattaattaattaatataacatCCCATATACATGGTGAGGAGGAATGTATGATGGATCAGTCACTCATAACCACGTCTCGGGGCcagattattttttaaattaggaGCCAACTATGCAGGGCTCATGATATATAGCTGTCCTATATAATGATTTCTTTGAAAACAATTCATGCATTATGTAAAATTAATGTGAACTAAATTAAACAAGTTTGACTTAAACACATTATCAAACGTTTTATATATGTAGTTGCCATATAGGAGGATGAGGAGGTTATTTTACTTGCACCTTTCCATTACTATGGCTAGCTAGGAACATGGAAGTTTGACAAACTGTTTGATTGGACCAACCCTAGGCTAGGCTGATCTTCTTTATGacccacaaagaaaaaaaagaggaagaaaaactaGGCATCAGTTGGGTTTtcctaatctctctctctctctctctctctctctctctctctctctttctatatatatatatgaatgaagggtgcatttttaatataaattcgTTTATGTTGTGAGAGAGAATGGTGAACTCATCGTTCTAATGGTTACAGATGTGTTTATATTTAAGTACGGAATTCGAATGCTACAAAAATTGTGGTATGTAATTTACTGCGAGTCTAATCAATCATCTACATAAGCATGCTTGTATGATTGGAATCACATTCCTCTCATGTTATCGGAACAAATTCAGCTAAAAACAAGTTGCACATTAACAATTTTACACCCACAGCTTTACTTGTTCTTTCAATAAAACGgatcaacaaaagaaagagggaagcacgaaaatatatatataccgaCAAAGGGAGACAACTTTTGAAGGTGCAGGCTGTAAGAAGAAAAGCAGGGAACGTAGAGGCCTAAAGCCTATAGGCCGCCATGG
This genomic interval carries:
- the LOC18776808 gene encoding protein FATTY ACID EXPORT 4, chloroplastic, which gives rise to MSSSTLHLASAVTRGCLYERNPRIPSFKSPAFSNSHPCRCNYNAGNGKLAMNNASFKTKPKTQRRRLLCTSQLAEYAPTTSAVYGFLLLSGGLFAYARSGSKGSILGGVSGAALMGTAYYLMQTPETKAIGDALGFGSAFLFASVFGIRLAATRKLAPAGPLLALSLSALAVFISAYLQDSH